Sequence from the Christiangramia fulva genome:
ACGTACCCTGGCGGTTATGGGTGCCGAAGTTATTCTGCATCCCACCATGACCGGAACTATAGATCGGGATATTGAACTCTCCATCGTCCGTGCCATGGCTGCGGTCAACCAATGCTATCTTTTTGATGTCAACGGGCTCGAATCTGGGGGTAATGGTAAATCTATCGTATGCGGACCTGACGGAAGAGTTATTTACCAGGCTGAAGGAAACGAAGAGATATTTCCGTTAGAGCTTAATATTGAACGAGTTCGGCGAAGTCGCGAATATGGAGTTCTACGGCTCGGCCAACCGCTGAAGAGCTTTCGCGATCACATTGGGCAGTTTAATATTTACCAGCCGGGAGCACATCTGCCCTATCTCAATTCGCTGGGGCCACTAATAAAACCGACGAAAATGGAGGCTTTGGCAAAATTGAAAATGAAGGAAAATGAATATGAACCGCCATCAGGACCTACCGGCTATAAGGGATTTGGAGAATTATAATAAAAACAACTAAATATGGGTGGAGTACCATCAAAAAATAAAAAGGAAGAAAAACCAATCAAAAATTACGTGAGTTGGTTTGAAATACCTGCGGTAAACTTTCAGCAGGCCGTAGATTTCTACAATCATATTTACGGGTTTGAAATGGAAAAAAATGTAAATGGCAATTACGCCATGGCTTTCTTTCCCGCTAAAAATGGTATTGGTGGTGCAATAGTGGCCGGCCCAGGTTCCACACCCAGCGATTCAGGACCACTGATCTACCTCAATGCAGGTAATGATCTCAATGCCATTCTTCAGAAAGTAGAAGAGGCCGGCGGAAGGATTGTAATGTCCAAAACCCTGATCAATAAAGAATCAGGCTACTTCGCGATTTTTATCGATTCTGAAGGAAACAAATTAGCCCTGCATTCAAAAAATTAATTTATGATAGAGAAGAAAAATATCAGTTCACATTACTATAATATTGGGCAGTTGCGTATTGATCAATGGAACAGTCTGAAGAGGGAGACTGCGAAACTGGCAAATTCCGAGCGACAATCTGATGATTATAAAACCCACCGTCAACAGGTTTTAAAATTACTGGAAGACTGCATGGGTATTGAGTGCTATTTTGCTTTTCCGGGCCTGGCAAAGATCAATGGCTTAAGTGAAATGCTAAACCGAAAGGAATTTACCGCTCTTTCGCATCAGGTTGCTGAAATTACAAGATTACTGGTGAGTGATGGGTACCGAAATAGTCCTGATTTTACCGAAGATGAGGAACCCGGTATGGAATCCGAAAACGGGGAACTGCAGCAGGGTGTTCGAAAAAACTATTTTGAAGTCCTTTTTGTAGAAGATATTTCAGCGAAAGAAGAAACAAAATTGAGGCATGACCTCAAGGATCTTCGGGGTTCCAATGAGCAGTTTAGTTATGGTATTGTGGTACAGCGTTCTTTTGAAGATGCTATGATCGCTCTGCTCTTTAATTACAATATTCAGGCGGTGGTCGTACGTTATGCTCCACCATACAGGTCTAAAAATATTACCTCTCTTATAAAACCATTTATTCAAAACGCGCTGAATCTTGATTTTTCTTCATATCCCGAAACCGAACTCGGTCCTATCCTTGGAAAAATTATCAAAAAATTCCGACCGGAAATAGACACCTATTACGTTACCGATACAGCACTTAATAATTTAAAAGACAGCACCCTCAAAAGCTTCAGGCGTATCTTTTATCGTGTGGAAGACCTTCAGGAACTACACCTTTCAGTTTTAAGAGGAATTAGCGAACGCTATGAAACACCGTTCTTTTCCGCTTTAAAAGAATACAGTAAAAAGCCAACCGGTATCTTTCACGCGATGCCTATTTCCAGAGGAAATTCGGTTTTCAAATCCAGGTGGATCAATGACTTTGGAAATTTCTATGGACGCAATATGTTCCTTGCCGAAACCTCTTCGACAACCGGCGGTTTAGATTCGCTGCTGCAACCCAAGGGATCACTGAAAAAAGCGCAAAAAATGGCTTCAGATACCTATGGGTCACTCAATACTTTTTTTGTTACTAATGGTACTTCCACGGCCAACAAGATTGTGGTACAGGCGATGATCCGGCCAGGCGATGTTGTACTGATCGACAGAGATTGTCATAAATCACATCATTACGGTCTTGTGCTTGCCGGAGCTTACCCGGTTTACCTGGACTCCTACCCTATTGAGGAATATTCCATGTACGGCGCTGTGCCCCTGGAACAAATAAAGGAGAAACTCCTGAAACTCAAAAAAGCAGGAAGACTGGATCTGGCAAAAATGCTGCTTCTAACCAATTGCACCTTCGACGGTTTGGTCTATAACGTGGAAAAGGTAATGGAAGAAGTACTTGCCATTAAACCAGATATGGTCTTTCTATGGGATGAAGCCTGGTTTGCCTTCGCCGGATTTACCTATAATTATAAGCAGCGAACCGGAATGTTTACCGCGAAAAAACTGCACGAAAAGTACAATAGCAACAGCTATCGCGAAGAATATAAGGCCCATATAAAAAGTCTTAAAAAAGATGAAATTCCGAAGTTGCCTGACCCTGATAAAGTGAGGATCCGCGTCTATTCAACTCAGAGTACACATAAAACTTTAAGCAGTTTCCGGCAGGGTTCCATGATCCATATATGGGATGAGGATTTTCGCCGAAAAAGCGAGAACACTTTTATGGAAGCCTATATGACGCATACTTCTACCTCTCCCAATTATCAGATGCTTGCTTCATTAGATGCCGGACGCCGGCAGGTACAGTTTGAGGGCTATGAACTGGTAGAAAAAAGTATTGAAATGGCGATGGTATTACGGGCCAAGGTCAATAACCACCCACGTTTGAACAAATACTTTGATGTGCTTACGGTTAGCGATTTCATTCCGAAGGAATACCGGGAATCGGGACTTTCTGAATATTACAGTCAGAAAGATGGCTGGAATCGTATGGAAAATGCATGGGCAAATGATGAATTTGTTCTCGACCCCACAAAGATCACGCTCCACATTGGCCGTACGGGCGTTGATGGAGATACTTTCAAGAACAAATACCTGATGGATAAATTTAATATTCAGATCAATAAAACATCAAGAAATACGGTGCTTTTTATGACGAATATTGGGACCACCCGCGGTAGTGTTACCTACCTTACCAATGCCTTGCTAAAAATTGCCGATGAGCTGGATAAAGAATTTATTTCACTCAGCGCCAAAGAAGCAAAAATACGCAAGGACAAAATACAATCGCTAACCAAAGATTTCCCGCCATTACCTGATTTCAGTTATTTCCATCATTCGTTTCAGGCAGTACCCGGTGTACCCGGAGGAAATATACGGGAAGCCTTCTTTTTGGCATATAACGAAGATAATTATGAATACATGCCAATTAAGGATTGCCTTCCTGCCATTAAAGAAGGAAGAATACTGGTGGCCTCGTCGTTCATTATTCCCTATCCGCCCGGTTTCCCGGTGCTTGTTCCCGGCCAGGTTGTGAGTGAAGAGATCGTAAGTTTCCTACTGGCACTGGACGTCTCTGAAATCCATGGCTACCGTGCCGACCTGGGACTTCGGCTTTTTAAAGACAGCGTACTGAACAGGCAGAAAACCATAACTTCTATGGGATCTAAAAACAATACTAATAAAAAACTAATCACTAAATAAAAACATTATGGCTACAAAAAAGAAAACAACTTCTAACTCAAAAGAAGCCACGAATAAAAAGAAGACGCCTGCGGTTTCAAAAACCAGGGTTCCTGCAACAAAAACGCAGGCAAAAGGAAAGAAAACAACTTCTGCTTCGGCAAAAAGCAGTGCTAAAAAAACGACAGCTTCTGCAAAACCGGAAACAAAACGCACTAAAAAAACCCAGTTAAACGGTGTTTCAGATATCCGAAGATCATTTCATAAGAATGAAGAACCTCTTTATTTTATAAGCGCCACGAATTTCAATCTTCTGGGTGCAGACGAGTGGATAAAAGGTTTCAAATTCATCTGCCATATTGAATGTTTTGACGGCTTACATCCAAATGTGTTTTCTCCGCAAAACGAAATTCCGCATGATGATTTTGAAGGAATTGAAGACATCAACAATTACCTGCTTTCCCATCCCGAAGTACAGGATTATATAAAAGCAAGATCTGTAGACGGTCGTGCCGGTAAAGCCATGTTCTTAATGTTCAATGAAAAAACCGAAGAGCTTGCTGAAAAACTGGGTCTTGAAATCATGTTCCCGAAAGCCGAGATGCGGACTTCTATGGACAATAAGGTG
This genomic interval carries:
- a CDS encoding carbon-nitrogen hydrolase family protein — protein: MRPFAIAGIQMKVSAVTPNVEMMKLKLDITMNLYPWVEMVVFSELCGYGPLTHTATHIPGDFEHQMQALAKKHNIWLLPGSIFEKHDDKIYNTATVINPDGEVVTRYRKMFPFYPYEVGVTPGSHYCVFDVPGVAKFGLSICYDMWFPETIRTLAVMGAEVILHPTMTGTIDRDIELSIVRAMAAVNQCYLFDVNGLESGGNGKSIVCGPDGRVIYQAEGNEEIFPLELNIERVRRSREYGVLRLGQPLKSFRDHIGQFNIYQPGAHLPYLNSLGPLIKPTKMEALAKLKMKENEYEPPSGPTGYKGFGEL
- a CDS encoding VOC family protein; the encoded protein is MGGVPSKNKKEEKPIKNYVSWFEIPAVNFQQAVDFYNHIYGFEMEKNVNGNYAMAFFPAKNGIGGAIVAGPGSTPSDSGPLIYLNAGNDLNAILQKVEEAGGRIVMSKTLINKESGYFAIFIDSEGNKLALHSKN
- a CDS encoding aminotransferase class I/II-fold pyridoxal phosphate-dependent enzyme → MIEKKNISSHYYNIGQLRIDQWNSLKRETAKLANSERQSDDYKTHRQQVLKLLEDCMGIECYFAFPGLAKINGLSEMLNRKEFTALSHQVAEITRLLVSDGYRNSPDFTEDEEPGMESENGELQQGVRKNYFEVLFVEDISAKEETKLRHDLKDLRGSNEQFSYGIVVQRSFEDAMIALLFNYNIQAVVVRYAPPYRSKNITSLIKPFIQNALNLDFSSYPETELGPILGKIIKKFRPEIDTYYVTDTALNNLKDSTLKSFRRIFYRVEDLQELHLSVLRGISERYETPFFSALKEYSKKPTGIFHAMPISRGNSVFKSRWINDFGNFYGRNMFLAETSSTTGGLDSLLQPKGSLKKAQKMASDTYGSLNTFFVTNGTSTANKIVVQAMIRPGDVVLIDRDCHKSHHYGLVLAGAYPVYLDSYPIEEYSMYGAVPLEQIKEKLLKLKKAGRLDLAKMLLLTNCTFDGLVYNVEKVMEEVLAIKPDMVFLWDEAWFAFAGFTYNYKQRTGMFTAKKLHEKYNSNSYREEYKAHIKSLKKDEIPKLPDPDKVRIRVYSTQSTHKTLSSFRQGSMIHIWDEDFRRKSENTFMEAYMTHTSTSPNYQMLASLDAGRRQVQFEGYELVEKSIEMAMVLRAKVNNHPRLNKYFDVLTVSDFIPKEYRESGLSEYYSQKDGWNRMENAWANDEFVLDPTKITLHIGRTGVDGDTFKNKYLMDKFNIQINKTSRNTVLFMTNIGTTRGSVTYLTNALLKIADELDKEFISLSAKEAKIRKDKIQSLTKDFPPLPDFSYFHHSFQAVPGVPGGNIREAFFLAYNEDNYEYMPIKDCLPAIKEGRILVASSFIIPYPPGFPVLVPGQVVSEEIVSFLLALDVSEIHGYRADLGLRLFKDSVLNRQKTITSMGSKNNTNKKLITK